TTTTTCAGAAAAGATTTACGGTGATATTTACAAGGCCCCTTTTCAAGCAATATTTCACGATGTAATTTTGTTCCATACCCTTTGTGCTTTGCAAAGTTATATTCTGGAAATTCTTTGTCCACTTCCAGCATCATTCTATCTCTGGTCACCTTTGCCACAATTGATGCCGCCGCAATAGACAATGATTTTGCATCTCCTTTTATTACTTCTTCCTGTTTTCCCATATACCCTTTTATTTTATGATTCCCATCTACTAGAACCACATCAAATTCAGCTTTTTCAGTCACCTGGCTGATTGCCTTTCTCATTGCGGAAAAAGTTGCATTCAATATGTTCACTTCATCAATTTCCTTTTCATCAGAAATCCCTATTCCAACTATGCATTTTTCCATTATAATTTCAAAAAGTTTTTTCCTTTTTTTCTCTGTCAGTTTCTTTGAATCATTTATTTCATCAAGTTCAGAAAAATATTCAGGAATTATAACAGCTCCAGCCACTACTGCTCCGGCGAGAGGTCCTCTTCCTGCCTCATCAACACCTAAAACTGTTCCCTCGTATGTTTCGTCAAATTCCCTTAAACTATTCATTTTTTCTTCCATCCGTTAATCTGTTATTTCATCTATTTTTAAATCTGATTTTTTTAATGCCTTCTGAAAATCTTCCGGTATTTCTCCTGTAAATTCCATTGGATGCCCTGTTATTGGATGTATAAACTCAAGCTTATATGCGTGAAGCATCTGCCTTTTTTCATTATCTTTTCTTCCGTATACACTGTCTCCAAGTATCGGATATCCAAGATGCCTCATATGAACCCTTATCTGATGCGTCCTCCCTGTTTCAATATTTACTTTTACAAGCGTAAATAGGTTATTCTGGGAAATTACCCTGTAATTTGTTATTGCGTTTTTTCCCTTTGCTGCATCATCAATGACAGTCATTTTCTTCCTGTCATTTTTATCCCTTCCTATTTGAGTGACAATTTTTCCTTCACTTTTATTGAGTTTTCCCTTTAATATTGCCAGATATGTTTTCCTAATTTTCTTTTCCTGAAACATTTCTGTAAGTGCAGCATGAACTTTATCATTTTTTGCAATTACAATAAGGCCACTTGTGTCCTTATCCAGCCTGTGCACTATACCTGGCCTTATTTCACCATTTATACCTGACAAATCTTTTATATGATACAAAATGGCATTTACAAGTGTTCCGGAATAGTGGCCATGTGCAGGATGAACAACTAGCCCAGCCTGCTTATTAATCACAGCTATATCAGAATCCTCATAAACAATATCAATTTTTATATTTTCAGGTTTAATTTCCGTTGTTTCAACTTCAGGAACTTCAATTATAATTTCATCATTTTCTTCGATTTTATATGAAGATTTTGTTGGTTTCCCGTTCACTGTTATATTCCTGTCTTTTATCAGCTGCTGTATTCTCGTTCTTGTAAAATCTGTCTTTCCTGATAAAAAACTGTCAATTCTCTCTCCAGTTTCTTCATCAGGAACATCTATTATTAATTTTGATTCCATTCTAATTTTTTCCTCGCCATTTATCTTTTTAATTTACTTTTCAAGGTTATTTTGGCTATTAAGCCATATAACATACAAATTTTTCAAACTTAACTTTCATCATCACATTTCTGGAAAATACTCATTTTTTCCGAATGATTCCTATTATGATGATTTCTTATTAACAATGCAAGTTCAGTATCTATACCCTTTATTTTTTCATATCCTCTTTCAGCATGTTCCCTCAACGGTGTCTTTATTTTAAATTTATGTAGAACCCGTGTTATCATTGAAGTTTTTCCTTTTCCACAATCATGAAGAAGTGCAAGCTTCAAATATATGATTTCATTCTTTAAAGTTGTTTCGCTTAATTTTTTATACACTTCCAGCGAATGAAACTTATCATATCCGGCCATTTCTAAAAATATTTTCTTTTCATCAGAATCAAGTATTTCAATAACTTTATTCATAAAATTTTCATCAATCTTTGGAAAAAAGTACTCGATACCTTTTCTTACAATATACATATTTTCCTCATTTCATTATACATTAACATTCTTAGATTTTATTTATTTTTTTTCTTTAACAACTATATTTCCATATAACTTCTTCAGATTTTTTATATTTTTTCCTTTTTTCCCAATTAATCTGCCTTTATTTCCTTTATTCACATAAAAAATATAGAAATAATCATTCTTTTCTATTTTTTCTACATCTTCAATTACTTCTTCAAAATTTTCACTTTTCAAAATCATTTTTTCCAGTTCATCTGAAAAATCTACCTTTACTAATGTCAAATACTCTCCAGGCAAGGGTTTCATATTCCCATTCAAAATAAAATTGCTCATTATCCGCACCTGTTGTGGAAGAAATCCATCTCCAGTAAAATAAAGTTTTCCTTCCCTATATTCAACTTCGATTTCCCTCACATGATTTTTAAGTTTTTCACCTTTTTTTGATGTAAATTTCTTAAAGTCTTTTTTTCCTGACAACTCCATGCAGTTTAAATTTATTTTTTCAACAGTATTTTTTATAAGTTTTTCCGGATACTCATAAATATAATGTCTTTTTGCTATTAATTCAGGAAATTCCAAAAATGGAAGCGTTTTTTCAATTTTCAGTATCTCAAGTCCGTCTATTTCCTTATA
This portion of the Leptotrichia sp. oral taxon 215 str. W9775 genome encodes:
- a CDS encoding ribonuclease HII, coding for MNSLREFDETYEGTVLGVDEAGRGPLAGAVVAGAVIIPEYFSELDEINDSKKLTEKKRKKLFEIIMEKCIVGIGISDEKEIDEVNILNATFSAMRKAISQVTEKAEFDVVLVDGNHKIKGYMGKQEEVIKGDAKSLSIAAASIVAKVTRDRMMLEVDKEFPEYNFAKHKGYGTKLHREILLEKGPCKYHRKSFLKKILGDKSQNKISEGKNNKGKLEKKVDKNRGLKLF
- a CDS encoding RluA family pseudouridine synthase, giving the protein MESKLIIDVPDEETGERIDSFLSGKTDFTRTRIQQLIKDRNITVNGKPTKSSYKIEENDEIIIEVPEVETTEIKPENIKIDIVYEDSDIAVINKQAGLVVHPAHGHYSGTLVNAILYHIKDLSGINGEIRPGIVHRLDKDTSGLIVIAKNDKVHAALTEMFQEKKIRKTYLAILKGKLNKSEGKIVTQIGRDKNDRKKMTVIDDAAKGKNAITNYRVISQNNLFTLVKVNIETGRTHQIRVHMRHLGYPILGDSVYGRKDNEKRQMLHAYKLEFIHPITGHPMEFTGEIPEDFQKALKKSDLKIDEITD
- a CDS encoding HD domain-containing protein, with product MYIVRKGIEYFFPKIDENFMNKVIEILDSDEKKIFLEMAGYDKFHSLEVYKKLSETTLKNEIIYLKLALLHDCGKGKTSMITRVLHKFKIKTPLREHAERGYEKIKGIDTELALLIRNHHNRNHSEKMSIFQKCDDES
- a CDS encoding KH domain-containing protein; this translates as MEEIEKVIRNFENTEYFGYIFYIAYDGRKFSSFDENPNEKSIKSEFRKLLEKNGINFFKGIQQAGRTDKDVSAKENLLYINSKHYIEFEKLGYKEIDGLEILKIEKTLPFLEFPELIAKRHYIYEYPEKLIKNTVEKINLNCMELSGKKDFKKFTSKKGEKLKNHVREIEVEYREGKLYFTGDGFLPQQVRIMSNFILNGNMKPLPGEYLTLVKVDFSDELEKMILKSENFEEVIEDVEKIEKNDYFYIFYVNKGNKGRLIGKKGKNIKNLKKLYGNIVVKEKK